One genomic segment of Mesoterricola silvestris includes these proteins:
- a CDS encoding sodium:solute symporter, with translation MSALDWTVLAGCLAFVVLFGLWKGRGHKDSTGYLLADRDARWFTICLSIMATQASAITFLSTPGQAYVDGMRFVQFYLGLPLAMVVLSITAVPLFHRLKVFTAYQFLEERFDGRTRTLAAMLFLVQRGLAVGLTIYAPALVLSVLLGWNIHVNLVLVGSLVMIYTVTGGTRAVSWAQSWQMLIITCGMVGAGVMVVHRLPPGVSFGDALHVAGSLGRLNAIDFSFDLNNRYNLWSGLVGGFFLALSYFGTDQSQVQRYLSGSSVAQSRMGLLANGLFKVPMQFLILLVGAMVFVAYQFTAPPVFFNPAPVKRVLAGEAAPEFRRAQAAYGEALAERAARAEGFIRARHGEGSLPEARQALLEADAAAARRRQDAVGVLRRADPSMNPSDTNYVFLYYVLHSLPAGLVGLVLAAVFSASMSSMSAEINALGATTVVDLWRRYAGGADSRREMWVSRLATFGWGCFAIAFAEYASRLGSLVEAVNILGSLFYGTILGIFLVAFYLKGVRGGSAFWAALVAEAAVLACFLFSGISFLWYNVVGCVLVVVLSMVFQKLGGVLRGTDPLRATPSPH, from the coding sequence GTGAGCGCCCTGGACTGGACCGTCCTGGCCGGGTGCCTGGCCTTCGTGGTGCTCTTCGGCCTGTGGAAGGGCCGGGGGCACAAGGATTCCACCGGCTACCTGCTGGCGGACCGGGACGCGCGGTGGTTCACCATCTGCCTATCCATCATGGCCACCCAGGCCAGCGCCATCACCTTCCTGTCCACCCCGGGCCAGGCCTACGTGGACGGCATGCGCTTCGTGCAGTTCTACCTGGGGCTGCCCCTGGCCATGGTGGTGCTCTCCATCACCGCGGTGCCCCTCTTCCACCGCCTGAAGGTGTTCACGGCCTACCAGTTCCTGGAGGAGCGCTTCGACGGCAGGACCCGCACCCTGGCGGCCATGCTCTTCCTGGTGCAGCGGGGCCTGGCGGTGGGCCTGACCATCTATGCCCCGGCCCTGGTGCTCTCGGTGCTGCTGGGCTGGAACATCCACGTGAACCTCGTGCTGGTGGGGTCCCTGGTGATGATCTACACCGTCACCGGGGGGACCCGCGCGGTGTCCTGGGCCCAGAGCTGGCAGATGCTCATCATCACCTGCGGGATGGTGGGCGCCGGGGTGATGGTCGTGCACCGGCTGCCGCCCGGGGTCTCCTTCGGCGACGCCCTGCACGTGGCCGGGAGCCTGGGCCGGCTCAACGCCATCGATTTCTCCTTCGACCTGAACAACCGCTACAACCTGTGGTCGGGCCTGGTGGGCGGGTTCTTCCTGGCGCTTTCGTATTTCGGCACCGACCAGTCCCAGGTGCAGCGCTACCTTTCGGGCAGCTCCGTGGCCCAGAGCCGCATGGGGCTCCTGGCCAACGGCCTGTTCAAGGTGCCCATGCAGTTCCTGATCCTCCTGGTGGGGGCCATGGTCTTCGTGGCCTACCAGTTCACGGCGCCCCCGGTGTTCTTCAACCCGGCGCCCGTGAAGCGGGTGCTGGCCGGGGAGGCGGCCCCCGAATTCCGCCGGGCCCAGGCGGCCTACGGGGAGGCCCTGGCGGAGCGGGCGGCCCGGGCGGAGGGCTTCATCCGGGCCCGCCACGGGGAGGGCTCCCTGCCCGAGGCCCGCCAGGCCCTGCTCGAGGCCGACGCCGCCGCGGCGCGCAGACGCCAGGACGCCGTGGGCGTGCTGCGCAGGGCGGACCCGTCCATGAACCCCAGCGACACCAACTACGTCTTCCTCTACTACGTGCTCCACAGCCTTCCCGCGGGCCTCGTGGGGCTGGTGCTGGCCGCGGTGTTCTCGGCCTCCATGTCCTCCATGTCCGCCGAGATCAACGCCCTGGGCGCCACCACGGTGGTGGACCTGTGGCGCCGCTACGCGGGGGGGGCCGACTCCCGGCGGGAGATGTGGGTGTCGCGCCTGGCCACCTTCGGCTGGGGGTGCTTCGCCATCGCCTTCGCGGAGTACGCGAGCCGCCTGGGCTCCCTGGTGGAGGCCGTGAACATCCTGGGTTCGCTCTTCTACGGGACCATCCTCGGGATCTTCCTGGTGGCCTTCTACCTCAAGGGCGTGAGGGGGGGCAGCGCCTTCTGGGCGGCGCTCGTGGCCGAGGCGGCGGTCCTGGCATGTTTCCTCTTCAGCGGCATCTCATTCCTTTGGTACAACGTCGTGGGCTGCGTGCTGGTGGTGGTCCTCTCGATGGTGTTCCAGAAGCTGGGCGGCGTCCTCAGGGGGACGGACCCGCTCCGCGCCACTCCGTCCCCGCACTAG